A portion of the Saimiri boliviensis isolate mSaiBol1 chromosome 1, mSaiBol1.pri, whole genome shotgun sequence genome contains these proteins:
- the LOC101048606 gene encoding spermatogenesis-associated protein 31H1-like, with the protein MSPSQRKAKIHTQASKSPASTIDLQSGSSRSPAPVQVYLRRQRSSPDLEEKTIIRAPRHYESTQVHTLSESDSESTQNEERAKVRTKKASGSKYPMKRMTKGLRKHRKFYTNSRTTIESPSRESPAHLRRKTIGAAQTSTASLKRQPKKPSQPKFMQLLFQGIKQAFQTAYRVLAFAGQKPGDRTIPDNLWASKNYYPKRNARDYCLPSNIKRERRSADKLRSAGSTVKQDDILWEGTDQCSSAQPPRRPHSFQPRPLRLPKPTGSQSDITFQAASVEQPLGTVQKDSRSRSKKNEISSQESKSLPTPGTRVQAQGRNLPGSPVKRTWHRHLKKKLTHEEQNHPSFYRERTPPSPSERTGHNRCWRNHHSPSDRCHFSFFRRKHRSPLERSHHSLSERGLHSPSQINHCSSSQRSHHSPSERSRHSPSDRCPTPSWRNHRSPLERSCHSLSERGHHSPSERSHCSPSQRSQHSPSERTHQSL; encoded by the coding sequence ATGTCACCATCACAAAGGAAAGCTAAAATCCATACTCAAGCTTCCAAGAGTCCTGCTTCCACAATAGATTTGCAATCTGGGTCCTCCCGGTCCCCTGCTCCTGTACAAGTCTACCTCAGAAGACAACGCAGCAGCCCTGACCTGGAAGAAAAGACAATAATTAGAGCACCTAGACACTATGAATCCACTCAGGTTCACACCCTATCAGAGAGCGACTCTGAAAGCACTCAGAATGAGGAACGGGCTAAAGTGAGAACCAAAAAGGCCTCTGGTTCAAAATATCCAATGAAGAGAATGACCAAGGGacttagaaaacacagaaagttCTACACAAACAGTAGAACCACAATAGAGAGCCCCTCTAGGGAATCACCAGCCCATTTAAGAAGGAAGACGATTGGAGCAGCTCAGACAAGTACTGCCTCCTTAAAAAGACAACCTAAGAAACCTTCCCAACCCAAGTTCATGCAACTGCTTTTTCAGGGCATAAAGCAGGCATTCCAAACAGCATACAGAGTTTTagcttttgctgggcagaagcctGGGGACAGGACAATCCCAGACAATTTGTGGGCAAGCAAAAACTATTATCCAAAGCGAAATGCCAGGGATTACTGCTTACCCAGCAATATCAAAAGAGAGAGGAGGTCAGCTGACAAGCTAAGGTCAGCAGGCTCAACCGTGAAGCAGGACGACATATTGTGGGAAGGGACAGACCAGTGCAGTTCAGCTCAACCGCCAAGAAGACCTCACTCTTTCCAACCCAGACCTCTTCGACTGCCCAAGCCCACAGGTTCCCAAAGTGATATCACTTTCCAAGCTGCCTCAGTGGAGCAGCCTCTGGGAACTGTCCAAAAGGACAGTAGAAGCagatcaaagaaaaatgaaatctccAGCCAGGAGTCTAAGAGCTTGCCCACACCAGGAACCAGAGTTCAGGCCCAAGGAAGAAATCTACCTGGCTCCCCTGTGAAGAGAACCTGGCACCGACACCTTAAAAAGAAACTCACACACGAGGAGCAAAACCACCCCAGCTTCTATAGGGAGAGAACCCCACCCAGTCCTTCTGAGAGAACCGGTCATAACCGCTGTTGGAGAAACCATCACAGTCCCTCTGACAGATGCCATTTCAGCTTCTTTCGGAGAAAACATCGCAGTCCCCTGGAAAGGAGCCATCACAGTCTCTCTGAAAGGGGCCTTCACAGTCCCTCTCAGATAAATCATTGCAGTTCCTCTCAGAGGAGCCACCACAGTCCCTCAGAGAGGAGCCGTCACAGTCCCTCGGATAGATGTCCCACTCCCTCTTGGAGAAATCATCGCAGTCCCCTTGAGAGGAGTTGTCACAGTCTCTCTGAAAGGGGCCATCACAGTCCCTCTGAGAGAAGCCATTGCAGTCCATCTCAGAGGAGCCAACATAGTCCCTCTGAGAGAACCCATCAGTCTCTCTGA